The DNA segment AGCTATGTGCGCCGTTATCGGATAACAGCCAAGCCGGATACGAGTTTAACGACCATAGATGGGTTAACCCGCTGAAACAATCGAGACCATCCGTTCTCTCTACTTCGAAAGTGGAGGAATGTAAAGCCCACATATAATGTAAAACATTATAAAGATATTGTAAGTTTTTTATTATTAACACTAATTCATCATTTACCAACCTCCTGAGCATGCTCCACGCCGAAGCCAGACAGCGACGGCACAGATTCCTGCTGGTTATGGCTGGGGATGCCGCCTGGTGTATCACCCAGGCGAGGGTTGCAGAGCATCAGCTGAACAGCTCCGACTCCCTTTGGATCGGTGAGGCGGCCCCAGAGACCATAACGACCCTGAGCAACGAGCAGGCGCTCAGCAAATTGGGTCAGGAGTGCGGACTGCTTATCTACAACGCCCATAGTGGATTCGATCCGGACGCCTTCGGTGCATTGAGCGGAACCCTGCGTGGTGGCGGTCTGCTGTTGTTACTGACCCCACCTTTGGCCCAGTGGTACACCCAACCTGATCCACAAGCCGAACGGATCCTGGTTGCCGGCTACGACACCGCTGATCTGCAGGGCCGATTCCTGCAAAGGATCGCACAGATATTGGAGCATGATCCTGACACGGTGGTTGTTACTCCGGACACCGAATCCTCAGCGCCAGTGCATATTCATACTCCCCCCCTGCAACATCACCCGTACACCCATCCTGAATGCCGCACCCGGGACCAACTCAAGGCGGTGGAAGGCATCATCCATGTGGTTAAGGGACATCGAAAAAGACCCTTGGTGCTCACCTCAGACCGGGGTCGTGGCAAGTCATCGGCCCTGGGGATCGCCGCTGCCCGGCTGATGGGAGAGGGGTACGAAAACATCCTGGTGACGGCCCCGAGGCAAGGAGCGGTTGCCGCCCTCTTCGAACAGGTGATTAACTTGCTGCCAGGGGCCAAAAGCACTGCCACGTCTGTGCAGAGTGGCGAGGCCTGCATAGCTTACCACGCAGCGGATCATCTCCTATCCAATCCCCAGTCCGCGGATCTGCTGCTCGTGGATGAGGCAGCCGCTATCCCGACCAACCTCCTCAAAGGGCTGCTCGTCCACTACCCCCGCATCGTCTTCGCCACTACGGTGCATGGTTATGAAGGCACCGGCCTTGGATTTAACATCCGCTTCAAAGGCCACCTCGATCGCACTACACCCCAGTGGCGGGAGATCACCCTCTCCGAACCGATACGCTGGTCCCGGGATGATCCCCTCGAGAGGCTGGTGTTCAGACTCCTGGCCCTGGATGCCTCGCCAGCAGCAGATACCGAGATTGCAGGCGCTGACCCCCAGCAAGTGTCGGTTGAGTTTCCCGACCAACAGCAGTTTCTGGAGAGTGAGAGGGATCTCAAACAACTGTTCGGACTGCTGGTCATTGCCCACTATCGCACCACCCCCCTGGACCTCCGGCATCTCCTGGATGGCCCGAACTTGTCTATCGTCCTGGTACGTCATTGCGGCCTCATTGTCGGCGTGGCATTGCTGGCCGCCGAGGGCGGCTTCTCCAAGGAGATGGCGGAACAGATCTGGTTGGGCCGGCGCAGACCCCGGGGGCACCTGCTGGCCCAATCCCTCAGCGCGCATCTGGGACTGCCAGCCGCAGCCCGCCTGAAAGGCATGCGGGTCATACGCATAGCGATCCATCCGGCCATACAGCACAGAGGCCTTGGTAAACTGCTGGTGGAATCGGTCCGACAGAAGGCGGAAAAATCGGGTTTTGACTACCTGGGAACCAGCTTCGGCGCCACACCGGAATTGATCAGGTTCTGGCGCCGATGCGGTCTGCAAACGGTACGCATCGGTTTACGCGCCGGCACCAGCAGCAGTCATCAATCTGTGATGTTTCTGCTGCCAATTAGTACATACGGCACGCAGATGGTTATTGAGGCCAGACAACGCTTTGCCAGACAGCTGCCCGCCCTGCTGGGTGATGGTTTGAACCGGCTATCCAGCAGCTTGGCCGCCCCGCTACTGGAGGATATGGAACACCCCACTCCCGCAACCCTTGAGCACCAGGATTGGCTCGACCTGATCGCCTTCGCCTTTGCCCAGCGGGGATATGAGCTCAGTCTGCACGGGATCGAAACCATCGCCCTTGCCGCTCTTGCCGAGGGGATAGTCACGGGCGCGGATGCCAAGCTGCTGATCAAACGTGTGCTGCAAAAACAACCCTGGGGAGTATGTGCATCGGCATGCGAACTGGCTGGCCGCGGGGCAGTGGTAACCCATATGCGCCACCTGATCGCGAGATTGGTCCGCCACTACGCGGATGGGGAGATTCTCGCGCTTGCTGACAACATCCAGGCAGGCAATAGTGAAGTGATCCCCGACTTGAAGCGTCCCGGAAAGCCCTAGCCTGACTCACTCTTCAAGGGATATAATCTCGACCGGTTTGCCCTTTTTATGTTGCATCGGCCACACCCCATAGCGCCCGGCTCTTTCGACCCTATTGCTAAATCGTCGTATCAGCTCAACACCCTCTTCTGTCAGACTTATGATCGGCAGTCTCCTGGGTTTCCCATCAACAATAAATCTAGCGGTTTCACTTAGATGTGCTGCGATCCAGGCCGGTGTCTTGCCAGTCACCAGGCTGAAGTGGCTGTAGTCCCACAACAACCCCTCCGCCAATACCGGATGCCGTTCCAGGTAGGGTTGGATGAATCCGGTCATATGCTCAAACAGGGTATCCGGTTGCAGGTTGTCCCGGGCCAGGCCCGCTCCACTCACCCGCATCAATTGGTCGAAACATCGACTCACCGAGCCCTCGAAACAACCCTCTACCACCCCCGCCAGGGAGGTGCGCAGATGACCGCTATTCCACAAGCGTTCCAATAACTCGGCATAACGCTTGAATCGGGCTATCCCGGCGAATGAGAGTTGCGGGTGGGAGAGTACCTCATAGGGTGGATCCGGATCCCATCGATAACCAAGCGTGTCGGCCTGATCCCGCAGCGGCGTACCGGGCAGCAGTTTCAATGTTCCCAGCTGCAGATGGTCCGGATAGAGAGAAAAAGTGCTATCAAGTGATGCGGCACACTGCTCAGCCGTCTCCCCAGGCAGACCCACGATCAAATCGAGATGGACCGGATGGCGCCTCATCGCCACCAGTTTTCGGATATTATCCAGTGATTTGGCAATATCCATCTGGCGCTGAATCCCATCCAACACCGCCTCGTCAAGGGTCTGCAGACCGATCTCGAATTGAAATTTACCGGGTTCCGCCTGGGCAAAGATTGCCATCGCCTGGGGGGAGATGCGATCCGGATTCAGCTCAAGATGAAAGCGCAATCCCGATCCCGTATCGGCAAACCTTTGCAACAGTTGGCTGCTCCTCTCCTGACCGAGATGAAAACTGCGATCAAGGAGCTTGATGGTCTTGTCTTCAAGCCGCTCCAGTTGTTTCAGATCGGCCTCTATACGTTGCATGGAAAAGGGCCGCAAACGATCTGTGGCACTGGTGCAAAAGGTACACTTGTAGGGGCAGCCCCTGGAGGTTTCCCAATACACAAGTGGTCGACTTGTATCCACCATGCCTTGGGCAATCGGCGCCGGCAGTTCATCCACGGGAACCAGTTTCACAGGGTTGCTGAAAATCCCATCCTTGTCTCTATAGATCAGTCCGGAGATGTTGCACAACTCCCCGTCTCCATAGAGCACACATTTAACCAGATCATTGAATGCCACCTCCCCCTCGCCTTGAATGATAAAATCAACGCTTGAGATCTGGGCCAGCAAGGCCTCACCCCTTGGACCGGCCTCCGGACCGCCATACACAACCACCACATCAGGGAGGAGCTGCTTGAGCAGTTTTGACAGGTGAATGGCGGCAGCAATATTCCACAAATAGGTGGAAAAACCGACGATGCTAGGCTGTAGATCGACCAGTGCCTCCAGAAGCGGCTGGTGATTGCTGTTGACCAACACCTCAAAAAGCCGCAACCTGTCGTAATAGGGCTCGGGCCTGGCATAGGCGGCGATTGACTGTAACGCCAGTGAGCTGTGGCTGTAGCCGGCATGCAGTGCAACCAAGGCAATCATTTCAGTTTTTTATTCCATCTTGGATTGATCTGACAGGAAGAACGGAATTCGCTGCATCAAACCCGCAACGCTCAATCTTACAAACCAACTCTACCTGGTTGACATGTATTGGGCTTGATGGGCCTTTCCGGCGGTGTCTGACTGCAGCTGGCATAGCAACTGTTTTACAGTGTAATTACAGGTTTTTCGGGAGTAAAAATCCCTCGATTTGTCTGACATGCCAAGTTATCATTTGTCACTTTTACAGGCTACTGACAATCAACCTCTTTAGCCAGATTTTTCTCAATAACAAGGAAAAAGTATGTTTGATCTCGGGAAAGTGCATATCGGTGTGCTCGGCCTTGGTTACGTGGGACTGCCGCTGGCAGTGGAATTCGGCAAAAAGTATCCGACCATAGGGCTGGATATCAACGAGGCCCGGGTCGCTGAGCTTAAATCGGGACAGGACAGCTCCCTTGAAGTGGAACCGGAAGAGCTGCAACAGGTACCCCACCTGAGCTACACCAGCAGTCTCGATGATATAAGAGTATGTAACATTTTTATCGTTACAGTTCCCACGCCGATCAACGAGCACAAGCAACCCGATCTGTCACCTTTGATCAGCGCCAGCCATGCCCTTGGAAAGGTACTGAAAAAGGGCGATATTGCCATATTCGAATCCACCGTCTACCCAGGCGCGACGGAAGAGGTTTGCGTACCGATCATGGAGGCCGATTCCGGATTGAGATTCAATCAGGATTTTTATGTCGGCTACAGTCCGGAACGTATCAACCCGGGGGACAAGGAGCATCGACTGCCGACCATCAAGAAGGTCACCTCCGGATCCACCCCAGAGGTAACGGACTTCGTGGATGAACTCTACCGCTCGATCATCACGGCCGGCACCCATAAGGCGAGCAGCATCAAGATCGCGGAAGCCGCCAAGGTGATTGAAAACACGCAACGGGATGTGAATATCGCACTGATCAATGAACTGGCATTGATCTTCAACCGCCTCGATATCGATACCCTGGAAGTACTTGAAGCTGCCGGCAGTAAATGGAATTTTCTACCCTTCAGGCCCGGCCTGGTGGGTGGCCACTGTATAGGTGTCGATCCCTACTATCTCACCCACAAGGCCCAATCGATCGGCTATCAACCGGAAATCATACTCGCAGGGCGTCGACTCAATGATGGCATGGGCGCCTATGTGGTGCACAGCGTGGTTAAAATGATGATGAAAAGGGGCATCGCATCCAACAACAGCAAGGTGCTGGTACTGGGTTTGACATTCAAAGAGAACTGTCCCGATCTGAGGAACACTCGGGTGGTGGACATTGTGGCCGAATTCGAGGATTACGGCGCCCAGGTGGATGTCTATGATCCCTGGGTTTCACAGCAGGAAGCTGAGCAAGAGTATGGGCTGCGCCCTGTCAGCGAGATCAATGAGGGTGAGTATGATGCGGTTATTCTTGCTGTCGCGCACCGTGAATTTCAACACATGGGAGCGGAAAAGATCCGTGCCCTATGTAAAGAGAACGGGGTTCTCTTCGACGTCAAGAACATACTCCCATCCGATACGGTCGATGCAAGACTATGACAGCCTATGACAGCCTGAAGGATAGATTGCAAACCGAGCAGTCGACCTGGCTCATAACCGGTGTCGCCGGCTTCATCGGTTCAAACCTACTCGAGACCCTGTTGTCGCTTGGACAGAAAGTCATAGGCCTGGATAACTTCGCAACCGGTCACGCCTATAACTTCGAAAAGGTCAGAAACAGCGTCACACCGGAACAGTGGAATCAATATACGTTTGTCGAAGGCGATATCCGCAGCATCGACAGCTGCCACCAGGCGTGCAAAGGTGTCGACTATGTACTGCATCAGGCGGCTCTGGGATCGGTGCCTCGCTCCCTGGCCGATCCTATCACCACCAACGAAAGCAACATCAACGGCTACCTGAATATGCTGGTTGCAGCCCGCGATGCGCAAGTCAAACGTTTCGTTTATGCAGCATCGAGCTCTACCTATGGAGACCATCCAGGTCTACCCAAGGTTGAGGATCGAATCGGCAATCCGCTTTCACCCTACGCGGTAACCAAGTTGGTGAACGAGCATTATGCCCAGGTGTTTGCCCGCTGTTACGACTTCAAGACCATTGGCTTGAGATATTTCAACATCTTTGGCCGGCGTCAGGATCCCAATGGCGCGTATGCTGCCGTCATACCCAAGTGGGTGGCCGCCATGATTGCCAAGGATGAGCTCTTTATAAACGGCGATGGCGAGACCAGCCGAGACTTCTGTTACATCGACAATGCAATCCAGGCCAACCTACTCGCCGCCACCACGGATAATCCGGATGCAACCGATCAGGTTTACAATATTGCGGTGGGTGATCGCACTACCCTGAATCAGCTGTTCACCAAGATCAGGGACATCCTGGCGGATGACTTCCCCTATCTAAGTGAAATCTCGCCCTCATACAGGGATTTTCGTCCAGGTGATGTGCGTCACTCTCTGGCTGATATCGACAAGGCCAGACGCCTGCTCGGTTATCAACCTTCCCATAACATCGATCAGGGCGTGACTGAGGCAATGAGCTGGTACGTGGATGACCTCACCGGCTGAACTGCCGATTGACGATTTAGCAAGCAATATTGATCAACGACAGGCGATCCTTGAACCGGGTTGCCCGATCTGTCGGAATCGATCATGAATTAGATAAATAGGAATTTTTATCATGCGAGTACTCATCACCGGCGGAGCCGGTTTCATCGGCTCAGCTTTGGCGATACGTCTTTTGGATCGTGGCGATGAGGTCATCAGTATCGACTGCCTCAACGACTACTACGATGTGGCATTGAAAAAGGCCCGCCTTGCACGAACCCTGGATCACCCAAATTTCACCGACCTACGCCTTGAGCTTGAGGATCGCAAGGGTATGGCCGAGGCCTTTTCCAAATACAAACCTGAGATGGTGGTAAACCTCGCCGCCCAGGCCGGGGTCCGTTATTCGATTGAGAATCCCCTCGCCTATGTGGACTCCAACCTGGTGGGATTTGGCCATATTCTGGAGGGATGCCGCAATC comes from the Candidatus Thiodiazotropha sp. CDECU1 genome and includes:
- a CDS encoding tRNA(Met) cytidine acetyltransferase TmcA is translated as MLHAEARQRRHRFLLVMAGDAAWCITQARVAEHQLNSSDSLWIGEAAPETITTLSNEQALSKLGQECGLLIYNAHSGFDPDAFGALSGTLRGGGLLLLLTPPLAQWYTQPDPQAERILVAGYDTADLQGRFLQRIAQILEHDPDTVVVTPDTESSAPVHIHTPPLQHHPYTHPECRTRDQLKAVEGIIHVVKGHRKRPLVLTSDRGRGKSSALGIAAARLMGEGYENILVTAPRQGAVAALFEQVINLLPGAKSTATSVQSGEACIAYHAADHLLSNPQSADLLLVDEAAAIPTNLLKGLLVHYPRIVFATTVHGYEGTGLGFNIRFKGHLDRTTPQWREITLSEPIRWSRDDPLERLVFRLLALDASPAADTEIAGADPQQVSVEFPDQQQFLESERDLKQLFGLLVIAHYRTTPLDLRHLLDGPNLSIVLVRHCGLIVGVALLAAEGGFSKEMAEQIWLGRRRPRGHLLAQSLSAHLGLPAAARLKGMRVIRIAIHPAIQHRGLGKLLVESVRQKAEKSGFDYLGTSFGATPELIRFWRRCGLQTVRIGLRAGTSSSHQSVMFLLPISTYGTQMVIEARQRFARQLPALLGDGLNRLSSSLAAPLLEDMEHPTPATLEHQDWLDLIAFAFAQRGYELSLHGIETIALAALAEGIVTGADAKLLIKRVLQKQPWGVCASACELAGRGAVVTHMRHLIARLVRHYADGEILALADNIQAGNSEVIPDLKRPGKP
- a CDS encoding B12-binding domain-containing radical SAM protein, coding for MIALVALHAGYSHSSLALQSIAAYARPEPYYDRLRLFEVLVNSNHQPLLEALVDLQPSIVGFSTYLWNIAAAIHLSKLLKQLLPDVVVVYGGPEAGPRGEALLAQISSVDFIIQGEGEVAFNDLVKCVLYGDGELCNISGLIYRDKDGIFSNPVKLVPVDELPAPIAQGMVDTSRPLVYWETSRGCPYKCTFCTSATDRLRPFSMQRIEADLKQLERLEDKTIKLLDRSFHLGQERSSQLLQRFADTGSGLRFHLELNPDRISPQAMAIFAQAEPGKFQFEIGLQTLDEAVLDGIQRQMDIAKSLDNIRKLVAMRRHPVHLDLIVGLPGETAEQCAASLDSTFSLYPDHLQLGTLKLLPGTPLRDQADTLGYRWDPDPPYEVLSHPQLSFAGIARFKRYAELLERLWNSGHLRTSLAGVVEGCFEGSVSRCFDQLMRVSGAGLARDNLQPDTLFEHMTGFIQPYLERHPVLAEGLLWDYSHFSLVTGKTPAWIAAHLSETARFIVDGKPRRLPIISLTEEGVELIRRFSNRVERAGRYGVWPMQHKKGKPVEIISLEE
- the tviB gene encoding Vi polysaccharide biosynthesis UDP-N-acetylglucosamine C-6 dehydrogenase TviB, translated to MFDLGKVHIGVLGLGYVGLPLAVEFGKKYPTIGLDINEARVAELKSGQDSSLEVEPEELQQVPHLSYTSSLDDIRVCNIFIVTVPTPINEHKQPDLSPLISASHALGKVLKKGDIAIFESTVYPGATEEVCVPIMEADSGLRFNQDFYVGYSPERINPGDKEHRLPTIKKVTSGSTPEVTDFVDELYRSIITAGTHKASSIKIAEAAKVIENTQRDVNIALINELALIFNRLDIDTLEVLEAAGSKWNFLPFRPGLVGGHCIGVDPYYLTHKAQSIGYQPEIILAGRRLNDGMGAYVVHSVVKMMMKRGIASNNSKVLVLGLTFKENCPDLRNTRVVDIVAEFEDYGAQVDVYDPWVSQQEAEQEYGLRPVSEINEGEYDAVILAVAHREFQHMGAEKIRALCKENGVLFDVKNILPSDTVDARL
- a CDS encoding SDR family oxidoreductase, with translation MTAYDSLKDRLQTEQSTWLITGVAGFIGSNLLETLLSLGQKVIGLDNFATGHAYNFEKVRNSVTPEQWNQYTFVEGDIRSIDSCHQACKGVDYVLHQAALGSVPRSLADPITTNESNINGYLNMLVAARDAQVKRFVYAASSSTYGDHPGLPKVEDRIGNPLSPYAVTKLVNEHYAQVFARCYDFKTIGLRYFNIFGRRQDPNGAYAAVIPKWVAAMIAKDELFINGDGETSRDFCYIDNAIQANLLAATTDNPDATDQVYNIAVGDRTTLNQLFTKIRDILADDFPYLSEISPSYRDFRPGDVRHSLADIDKARRLLGYQPSHNIDQGVTEAMSWYVDDLTG